DNA sequence from the Arcobacter sp. F155 genome:
TGTTAAATATTAAAGATTTAAAAGTAAATATAGAAAATAAAGAGATTTTAAAAGGTTTAAACCTTGAGATTAAACCAGGTGAAATTCATGTACTTATGGGACAAAATGGTGCAGGAAAATCAACTTTAGTAAAAACTATTAGTGACCATTATGACTGTGAAGTTACTGGTGGTGAAATAAGTTATAAGAAGAAAGACCTTTTAGATTTAGATGTATCTGAACGTGCTAAAGAAGGAATCTTCCTAAGTTTTCAAAACCCAGTTGAAGTTCCAGGAGTAAACAATAGTTATTTTCTAAAGACTATTGTAAATGAAAAAAGAAAATACCACAATGAAGAAGAACTAGATGCAATGGATTTTCTAAAATACTCAAAAGGTGAACTAGAAAAATTTGATATTGATAAATCACTTTTAAAAAGGGATTTAAATGATGGTTTCTCTGGTGGTGAGAAAAAAAGAAATGAGTTGATTCAACTTTTACTTTTAAAACCTGATTTAATCATGCTTGATGAGATAGACTCAGGACTTGATGTAGATGCAATTAAAACTGTTGCAAATGTTATAAATAGTCTATTAGAGGATAAAAGTAGATCACTACTTATGATTACACACTATGACAAACTATTAAATCTTGTAAAACCTGACTTTGTTCATATTTTAAAAGATGGAAAGATAGTTAAAACGGGAGATTATAAATTAGCTCAACAACTTGACAGTGTTGGGTTTCAAGGATTGGAGTAATTATGAAACTAATTGATTTAAAAGATATAAAATTTCCAACAAAAAAAGATGAAG
Encoded proteins:
- the sufC gene encoding Fe-S cluster assembly ATPase SufC: MLNIKDLKVNIENKEILKGLNLEIKPGEIHVLMGQNGAGKSTLVKTISDHYDCEVTGGEISYKKKDLLDLDVSERAKEGIFLSFQNPVEVPGVNNSYFLKTIVNEKRKYHNEEELDAMDFLKYSKGELEKFDIDKSLLKRDLNDGFSGGEKKRNELIQLLLLKPDLIMLDEIDSGLDVDAIKTVANVINSLLEDKSRSLLMITHYDKLLNLVKPDFVHILKDGKIVKTGDYKLAQQLDSVGFQGLE